From the Clarias gariepinus isolate MV-2021 ecotype Netherlands chromosome 3, CGAR_prim_01v2, whole genome shotgun sequence genome, one window contains:
- the galr2b gene encoding galanin receptor 2b: MSDHEDLSKAMGHWNASDSYQLNAASVIVSVVFSLIFLLGTVGNSLVLAVLLRSGQLSYNTTNLFILNLSVADFFFIIFCVPFQATIYSLEGWVFGSFMCKVVHFFINLTMYASSFTLAAVSVDRYLAIRYPLRSRELRTPCNAVVAMVIIWGLSLVFAGPYLSYYDLIDFENSNVCVPGWEEHNRKVLDTCTFVFGYVIPVLIVSLSYTRTIKYLWTAVDPLDGMSESKRAKRKVTKMIIIVTVLFCICWLPYHVVILCYLYGDFPFNQTTYAFRLLSHCMAYANSCLNPIVYALVSKHFRKGFKKVFSCILSKKGRNKVHVVQLANTVPGFEAASTEVSHMNEENGRQNEREMTDRPLTESQDATMNITLPSQKQS, encoded by the exons ATGTCTGACCATGAGGATCTGAGTAAAGCCATGGGCCACTGGAACGCCTCGGACAGCTACCAGCTGAATGCGGCTAGCGTCATTGTGTCCGTAGTGTTCTCACTCATCTTTCTGCTGGGCACTGTTGGCAACAGCCTGGTGCTCGCTGTGCTCCTGCGCAGCGGTCAGCTCAGCTACAACACCACCAACCTGTTCATCCTCAACCTCAGCGTGGCCGATTTCTTCTTTATCATATTCTGTGTGCCTTTCCAGGCTACCATCTACTCGCTGGAGGGCTGGGTATTTGGCTCCTTCATGTGCAAAGTGGTGCACTTCTTTATCAACCTCACCATGTACGCTAGCAGCTTCACCCTCGCTGCTGTCTCTGTGGACAG ATATTTGGCCATTCGTTACCCACTGCGCTCAAGAGAATTACGAACGCCCTGTAATGCGGTTGTTGCCATGGTGATCATTTGGGGTCTGTCTCTTGTATTCGCCGGCCCTTACTTGAGCTATTATGACCTGATTGATTTCGAAAATAGCAACGTGTGTGTTCCTGGTTGGGAGGAACACAACCGCAAAGTGCTGGATACGTGCACCTTTGTGTTTGGCTATGTCATCCCTGTGCTCATCGTCAGCCTGTCTTACACACGCACCATCAAGTATCTCTGGACAGCCGTTGACCCACTGGATGGCATGTCCGAGTCTAAGCGAGCCAAGCGCAAGGTCACTAAGATGATCATAATCGTCACGGTGCTCTTTTGCATCTGCTGGCTGCCCTACCACGTGGTTATCCTGTGCTACTTGTACGGAGATTTCCCATTCAACCAGACCACTTACGCCTTCAGGCTGCTTTCACACTGCATGGCCTATGCCAACTCCTGCCTTAATCCCATTGTCTATGCGCTGGTGTCCAAGCACTTCCGCAAGGGCTTCAAGAAGGTGTTCAGCTGCATTCTCAGCAAAAAGGGTCGCAATAAGGTGCACGTGGTGCAACTGGCTAACACCGTGCCTGGTTTCGAAGCTGCCTCCACGGAGGTATCACACATGAACGAAGAGAACGGGAGACAGAATGAGCGTGAGATGACTGACCGCCCCCTTACAGAGTCCCAGGATGCCACTATGAATATAACACTCCCTAGCCAGAAGCAGTCATGA